A single genomic interval of Vicinamibacterales bacterium harbors:
- a CDS encoding VOC family protein translates to MTLRLLLAVALGAALWQTPPAVPSRPRVFGIAQVSFQTSDLAKARAFYGGVLGFAEEPSGAPGRAVFVVNARQRLIIADGLPPDRDERLLNIAFDVDARPPDTADPDGHPVRFVSTSGSADASASPDRRISRRILHAGLTIKDPAAADRFYKDRLGFSEIWRGGRPEGTISWINMRVPDGTDYIEYMLYPGAPPTRQQLGSAHHIALLVPDIQQALETVRARTTPDDRNHRAVPNIGVNNRWQLNVFDPDGTRTEFMEPWTVR, encoded by the coding sequence ATGACGCTCCGGCTGCTGCTCGCCGTCGCGCTCGGTGCGGCTCTCTGGCAGACGCCGCCGGCGGTCCCGTCGCGTCCGCGCGTCTTCGGCATCGCGCAGGTGTCGTTCCAGACGAGCGACCTGGCGAAGGCACGCGCCTTTTACGGCGGCGTGCTGGGCTTCGCCGAGGAGCCCTCCGGCGCGCCCGGCCGCGCCGTGTTCGTCGTCAATGCGCGGCAGCGCCTGATCATCGCCGACGGACTGCCGCCGGATCGCGACGAGCGCCTGCTCAACATCGCCTTCGACGTCGACGCGCGGCCGCCCGATACCGCCGACCCGGACGGCCACCCGGTGCGGTTCGTCTCGACCTCAGGCTCCGCGGACGCCAGCGCGAGCCCGGACCGGCGCATCTCGCGACGGATTCTGCACGCCGGACTGACGATCAAGGATCCCGCCGCGGCGGATCGGTTCTACAAGGACAGGCTCGGCTTCTCCGAGATCTGGCGCGGCGGCCGGCCGGAAGGCACCATCAGCTGGATCAACATGCGCGTGCCGGACGGGACCGACTACATCGAGTACATGCTCTACCCCGGCGCGCCGCCGACGCGGCAGCAACTGGGTTCCGCGCATCACATCGCCCTGCTCGTCCCGGACATCCAGCAGGCCCTGGAAACCGTCCGGGCGCGCACCACACCGGACGACCGCAACCACCGGGCGGTCCCGAACATCGGCGTCAACAACCGCTGGCAGTTGAACGTGTTCGACCCCGACGGCACGCGGACGGAGTTCATGGAGCCGTGGACAGTCAGGTGA